The following are encoded in a window of Amycolatopsis lexingtonensis genomic DNA:
- a CDS encoding AAA family ATPase: MTELPDTRIGASQHPDSPPDWWIYRGTGRPLHDIRLADRLPDPPPWRTFRGATLPERDVFPPDDGEIERKLGIELSYSARNVDEHEVEMVNAALYLRRPLLVTGRPGSGKSSLAYRISRELGLGRVLRWAITSQTTLKSGLYDYDAIGRVQAAAAWKELAASGVGTPGEVPIGEFVRLGELGTAFLPRRLPRVLLIDELDKSESDLPHDLLGLFEDGEFAVPELARDARRSVRAEVFTADPGYTAEIEHGRVRCHAFPIVVITSNGEREFPPAFLRRCLRLETRDPDAGQLAAMVAAHAIDPDGRRAALIEDFVTRSAGVGGLPADKLLDAIFLATSGAYRAEDDAWPRLVDSLWRQLNPQGP; encoded by the coding sequence GTGACCGAGCTTCCTGACACCCGGATCGGAGCGTCGCAGCATCCGGACAGTCCGCCCGATTGGTGGATTTACCGTGGTACCGGCCGCCCGTTGCACGACATCAGGCTGGCCGACCGGTTGCCGGACCCGCCGCCGTGGCGCACCTTCCGCGGCGCGACGCTCCCCGAGCGGGACGTCTTCCCGCCCGACGACGGGGAAATCGAGCGCAAGCTGGGCATCGAACTCAGCTACTCCGCGCGGAACGTCGACGAGCACGAAGTCGAGATGGTCAACGCGGCGCTGTACCTCCGCCGCCCGTTGCTGGTCACGGGCCGGCCGGGGAGCGGCAAGTCGAGCCTGGCGTACCGGATTTCCCGCGAACTCGGGCTGGGCCGGGTACTCCGCTGGGCGATCACCTCGCAGACCACGCTCAAGTCCGGCCTCTACGACTACGACGCGATCGGCCGGGTCCAGGCCGCCGCCGCGTGGAAGGAACTGGCCGCCTCCGGCGTGGGGACCCCGGGCGAGGTCCCGATCGGCGAGTTCGTCCGGCTGGGTGAGCTGGGCACGGCGTTCCTCCCCCGGCGGCTGCCGCGGGTGCTGCTGATCGACGAGCTCGACAAATCGGAATCGGACCTGCCGCACGACCTCCTCGGATTGTTCGAGGACGGCGAATTCGCGGTCCCCGAGCTGGCCAGGGACGCGCGCCGCTCGGTGCGGGCCGAGGTGTTCACCGCGGATCCCGGGTACACCGCCGAAATCGAGCACGGCCGGGTCCGGTGCCACGCGTTCCCCATCGTCGTCATCACCAGCAACGGTGAACGTGAATTCCCGCCCGCGTTCCTCCGCCGGTGCCTGCGGCTGGAAACCCGGGATCCGGACGCCGGCCAGCTCGCGGCGATGGTCGCCGCGCACGCCATCGACCCGGACGGCCGCCGGGCCGCGCTGATCGAAGACTTCGTCACCCGCAGCGCGGGGGTGGGCGGGCTGCCGGCGGACAAGCTGCTCGACGCGATCTTCCTGGCCACCTCGGGCGCCTACCGGGCCGAGGACGACGCGTGGCCGCGCCTGGTCGATTCGCTGTGGCGACAGCTCAATCCGCAGGGGCCCTGA
- a CDS encoding acetyl-CoA C-acetyltransferase, with product MSSEAYIYEAIRTPRGKNKGGALHGTKPVDLVVGLINELKVRHPNLDPAVIDDVVLGVVSPVGEQGAVIARTAALNAGLPETVAGVQLNRFCASGLEATNTAAQKIRSGWDNLIIAGGVESMSRVPMGSDGGALFMDPATAYDNYIVPQGTGADLIATIEGFSREDVDRWAVRSQDRAEAAWSGGYFAKSVVPVKDINGVTVLDHDEHRRPGSTVEGLGKLKPAFAGIGELGGFDAVALQKYHSVEKINHVHTGGNSSGIVDGAALVLVGSEQIGKTFGLTPRARIVATASIGSEPTIMLTGPTPATEKVLKTAGLKPEDIDLWELNEAFASVVLKWIKDLHLDEDKVNVNGGAIAMGHPLGATGAMLVGTVVDELERRQARRALVTLCIGGGMGVATIIERV from the coding sequence GTGAGTAGCGAGGCCTACATCTACGAGGCGATCCGCACGCCTCGCGGCAAGAACAAGGGCGGTGCCCTGCACGGCACCAAGCCGGTCGACCTGGTGGTCGGCCTGATCAACGAACTCAAGGTCCGCCACCCGAACCTCGACCCCGCGGTGATCGACGACGTCGTACTCGGCGTGGTCTCCCCGGTCGGCGAGCAGGGCGCGGTCATCGCGCGCACCGCCGCGCTGAACGCCGGTCTCCCCGAGACCGTCGCCGGCGTGCAGCTCAACCGCTTCTGCGCCTCCGGCCTCGAAGCCACCAACACCGCCGCCCAGAAGATCCGCTCCGGCTGGGACAACCTGATCATCGCCGGCGGCGTCGAGTCGATGTCGCGCGTGCCGATGGGCTCCGACGGCGGCGCGCTGTTCATGGACCCGGCCACCGCGTACGACAACTACATCGTCCCGCAGGGCACCGGCGCCGACCTGATCGCGACCATCGAGGGCTTCTCCCGCGAGGACGTCGACCGCTGGGCCGTCCGCTCGCAGGACCGCGCCGAGGCGGCCTGGTCCGGCGGCTACTTCGCCAAGTCCGTCGTCCCGGTCAAGGACATCAACGGCGTCACCGTGCTGGACCACGACGAGCACCGCCGTCCCGGCTCCACCGTCGAGGGCCTCGGCAAGCTCAAGCCGGCCTTCGCGGGCATCGGCGAGCTGGGCGGCTTCGACGCCGTCGCGCTGCAGAAGTACCACTCGGTCGAGAAGATCAACCACGTCCACACCGGCGGCAACTCCTCCGGCATCGTCGACGGCGCCGCGCTGGTGCTCGTCGGCTCCGAGCAGATCGGCAAGACCTTCGGGCTGACGCCGCGGGCCCGGATCGTGGCGACCGCGTCGATCGGCTCCGAGCCGACGATCATGCTCACCGGCCCCACGCCGGCCACCGAAAAGGTCTTGAAGACCGCGGGCCTCAAGCCCGAGGACATCGACCTGTGGGAGCTCAACGAGGCGTTCGCGTCCGTCGTGCTCAAGTGGATCAAGGACCTGCACCTCGACGAGGACAAGGTCAACGTCAACGGCGGCGCGATCGCCATGGGCCACCCGCTCGGCGCCACCGGCGCGATGCTGGTCGGCACCGTGGTCGACGAGCTCGAACGCCGCCAGGCGCGCCGCGCCCTGGTGACCCTGTGCATCGGCGGCGGCATGGGCGTCGCGACCATCATCGAGCGGGTGTGA
- a CDS encoding HEXXH motif domain-containing protein, giving the protein MSRSEAADETIDSAGGLSRHLLPWADFDAVARGEGGPEPVRKLRAAERSRRLLLLRGLVEVSAKSEDSYRPLPSPEIAWELLARVERTAPRALETILAHPYTGTWAGYTTRLCRQDITGVCPFWVHLGHLHCLAAAAAVRGGIPFEAQLPVWQGKVALPTLGLAQLRTEAPFSVADIRGSRGRVEISNPRSRVRLPTQVSADAPGWHGVREAVAWSDGQRLSVRIDDLDPYRGLYEPIQPERLSPVEVESWRTVLADAWRLLTGYLPAVAEALPVGLDSLVPEPAVPFRLPSASTGEAFGSAIISYGEDPAPLAAALVHEFQHIRLGGLLHIVRLNHDDRRERLYAPWRDDPRPVGGVLHGIYAFFGVASFWRALAAAEPDNELAAFEFALWRGQVWRTLTLVRTDESLTAAGRRFLDGVAAKLLPWQKESVAGAPRTWARFAAEDHYAAWRTRHLRPDPGIVAELAAAWRAGIARPHSAAAALSDPLPTPVPDGDWHDARTDLIRLRLGTDGRARFAAHGSAVPGATEADLHFVAGEPDEAATGYRQLLAANPDDPAALTGLGLALAARSTGPASRALLHRPELVRAVHRLLRDEQGSAPSVEAIAGWLGRFTH; this is encoded by the coding sequence ATGTCGCGCAGCGAGGCAGCCGACGAAACGATCGACTCCGCCGGCGGCTTGTCTCGTCACCTATTGCCCTGGGCGGATTTCGACGCGGTGGCACGCGGCGAGGGCGGCCCCGAACCGGTCCGCAAGCTGCGTGCCGCCGAACGGAGCCGTCGCCTCCTGCTTCTGCGCGGCCTGGTCGAAGTTTCGGCGAAGTCCGAAGACTCATACCGGCCGCTGCCGTCGCCCGAAATCGCGTGGGAATTGCTGGCGCGAGTCGAACGAACGGCGCCGCGCGCGCTCGAAACGATCCTCGCCCATCCCTACACCGGGACGTGGGCGGGCTACACCACGCGGCTTTGCCGGCAGGACATCACCGGAGTCTGCCCGTTCTGGGTGCACCTCGGCCACCTGCACTGCCTGGCCGCGGCGGCCGCAGTGCGCGGTGGAATCCCTTTCGAGGCACAGCTGCCGGTGTGGCAAGGAAAAGTAGCTCTGCCGACACTCGGCCTCGCGCAACTGCGGACCGAAGCGCCATTTTCGGTCGCCGACATCCGGGGAAGCCGCGGGCGCGTCGAGATCAGCAACCCGCGGTCACGAGTTCGCCTGCCGACGCAAGTGTCCGCCGACGCGCCAGGCTGGCACGGAGTCCGCGAAGCCGTGGCGTGGTCCGACGGCCAACGGCTCTCCGTTCGCATCGACGACCTGGATCCGTATCGTGGGCTGTACGAGCCGATTCAGCCGGAACGGCTGAGCCCCGTCGAAGTCGAATCCTGGCGAACGGTGCTCGCCGACGCGTGGCGGCTGCTCACCGGATACCTGCCCGCGGTCGCGGAAGCGCTGCCGGTCGGCCTCGACTCCCTGGTTCCCGAGCCCGCTGTGCCGTTCCGGCTGCCGAGTGCGTCGACCGGCGAGGCTTTCGGCAGCGCGATCATCTCGTACGGCGAGGATCCCGCGCCGCTCGCTGCCGCACTGGTCCACGAATTCCAGCACATCCGGCTGGGCGGCCTGCTCCATATCGTGCGCCTGAACCACGATGACCGGCGGGAGCGATTGTATGCACCGTGGCGGGACGACCCACGCCCCGTCGGCGGTGTGCTGCACGGCATCTACGCCTTTTTCGGGGTGGCATCTTTCTGGCGGGCCCTTGCCGCGGCGGAGCCGGACAACGAACTCGCCGCATTCGAATTCGCGCTGTGGCGCGGACAGGTCTGGCGCACCCTGACCTTGGTCCGCACCGATGAAAGCCTCACTGCCGCCGGCCGCCGGTTCCTCGACGGTGTTGCCGCGAAGCTCCTCCCGTGGCAGAAGGAATCGGTCGCAGGTGCCCCTCGGACATGGGCGCGTTTCGCCGCCGAAGATCACTACGCGGCTTGGCGGACCAGGCATTTACGGCCCGACCCCGGCATTGTGGCGGAATTGGCAGCAGCTTGGCGGGCCGGGATCGCGCGACCGCATTCCGCTGCCGCGGCCTTGTCGGACCCCTTGCCGACTCCGGTACCGGACGGGGACTGGCACGACGCCCGCACGGACCTGATCCGGCTCCGCCTCGGCACGGACGGTCGTGCGCGGTTCGCCGCACACGGGTCCGCAGTTCCCGGCGCGACGGAAGCCGATCTGCATTTCGTAGCCGGGGAGCCGGACGAAGCCGCGACCGGGTACCGGCAACTCCTGGCCGCCAACCCGGACGACCCCGCCGCTCTGACCGGACTGGGACTGGCTCTCGCGGCCAGGAGTACCGGGCCGGCGTCCCGGGCACTGCTGCACCGCCCGGAACTGGTCCGGGCGGTGCATCGCCTCCTGCGTGATGAACAGGGATCGGCTCCGTCGGTCGAAGCGATCGCCGGCTGGCTGGGCCGGTTCACTCATTGA
- a CDS encoding TetR/AcrR family transcriptional regulator, producing the protein MTDVERTARPRDRKAQLAAVAAELFRARGFPGVGIKDIADAAGVTGPALYRHFADKQAILAYVVLSGFEDLEAATAEALSDAVPPADQLESLLRRLATQAVERREIAALWRWEGRHLPKEDQREIARRSALALAAWSKALLARRPDLPGEDAELLCWAALSVFGSVSVHHTSVARRRFAQLLVELAMGVLNATLPSPSAPPVPSALSLGTPSRREQVLAEATALFAQRGFHDVSMEDIGAAAGIAGPSVYRHFPSKAALMVAIGHRAADRLALAAERALQAPDERTALRRLAESYVHTILHTPELLVSFSADRVTMPDRDKADLLRVQRDYVAQWVTLLSTVRPSLPPREAKITVHAALTIANDLARTRRVAARPHFAAELTTLLHTVLDVT; encoded by the coding sequence ATGACCGACGTCGAGCGCACCGCGCGCCCCCGCGACCGCAAGGCCCAGCTGGCCGCGGTGGCGGCGGAGCTGTTCCGCGCGCGCGGCTTCCCCGGGGTCGGCATCAAGGACATCGCGGACGCGGCGGGCGTCACCGGCCCCGCGCTGTACCGCCACTTCGCGGACAAGCAGGCGATCCTGGCGTACGTCGTCCTCAGCGGCTTCGAGGACCTGGAGGCGGCGACGGCGGAAGCGCTGTCGGACGCCGTTCCGCCCGCTGACCAGCTGGAATCCCTCCTCCGCCGGCTCGCGACGCAGGCTGTCGAGCGCCGGGAGATCGCGGCGCTCTGGCGCTGGGAGGGCCGCCACCTGCCCAAGGAGGACCAGCGGGAGATCGCGCGCCGGTCGGCGCTGGCGCTGGCGGCGTGGTCGAAGGCCCTGCTCGCCCGGCGCCCCGATCTGCCCGGCGAGGACGCGGAACTGCTGTGCTGGGCGGCGCTGTCGGTGTTCGGCAGCGTGTCGGTGCACCACACGTCGGTGGCGCGCCGCCGCTTCGCCCAGTTGCTGGTCGAACTGGCGATGGGTGTGCTGAACGCCACACTCCCTTCGCCGTCCGCGCCCCCGGTGCCTTCGGCGCTGAGCCTGGGCACGCCGTCTCGCCGTGAGCAGGTCCTTGCGGAAGCGACGGCGCTGTTCGCGCAGCGCGGCTTCCACGACGTGAGCATGGAGGACATCGGCGCGGCGGCGGGCATCGCGGGCCCGAGCGTCTACCGCCACTTCCCGAGCAAGGCGGCCCTGATGGTGGCGATCGGCCACCGCGCGGCGGACCGCCTCGCCCTCGCGGCCGAGCGCGCGCTGCAGGCCCCGGACGAACGGACCGCCCTGCGCCGCCTGGCGGAGTCGTACGTGCACACGATTCTGCACACGCCGGAACTGCTGGTGTCGTTCTCGGCGGACCGCGTCACGATGCCCGACCGCGACAAAGCGGATCTGTTGCGCGTGCAACGCGATTACGTCGCCCAGTGGGTCACGCTGCTTTCCACGGTGCGTCCTTCGCTGCCGCCCCGGGAAGCGAAGATCACCGTCCACGCGGCGCTGACCATCGCAAACGACCTCGCGCGCACCCGCCGGGTGGCGGCCCGCCCCCACTTCGCCGCGGAGCTGACGACCCTCCTGCACACGGTGCTGGACGTAACCTGA
- the fxsT gene encoding FxSxx-COOH system tetratricopeptide repeat protein, translated as MADPTAGEPDLTWTELGDGLWLMAAINASATPGPAPAERPARPGGTPPDPVEDRRDGPAPVSRDSEEPELVPAAGGGGPAPGTPPDDREWLTEQAAGNGGLLAPEPGAGRADAELAGVATAPVLPGAAQLVRALRPFKRKVASRSEADVELDEDRTAEEAAQSGMWLPVTRRRRDRWLDLTLVIDSTPSMALWTPTVNAFVRLVERVGAFRSVRVRLLETGKTGPAEGGAVVGPTLRGGTADAPARGAGELIGSAGRSLLLLVTDGVSDAWHRDLVSPMLARWGRAMPVAIVHLLPHRLWSRGGMGICQTVLTPPGPLRPNGSYDVRSADVLLEPGEAEELTAGAVPVPVLELQDRWLGWWASLVTGVGGVPRKAAVVLARDEPRPADADTGTRVEWSAREKVQQFHSSASPPAFRLATLLAAVPVDVGVARTLQAELVPGSGPDHLAEVFTSGLLERARDGTPWDRAQWEFAGHVRQLLLRGARRSDTAHAVISASRRFGDQKPVLVRLQAALAAPDATPDPVLPATTPEEIALERDLMRALSGPYLSRADRLESRIAGIGQLGDRTSTSIPAVSDTMSQELKPMGSSSEPESVVRPDAGTVDISPSSSEAPPALRTKVVRDVADMTSRSVRRSGDEAPPVWGVVPPKNPNFTGRRELLDQLGERLGAGTTAVLPAALHGMGGIGKTQMAVEYIYRHLQDYDIVWWIQATQPTQIRKSLTELAQHLRLPGADEAITAVPAVREALRLGRPYRRWLLVFDSAEDPEMVRPFFPVDGPGQILVTSRNPGWAGIARPLEVAVFQRDESKNLLSLRRSGLADEDSDLIAEKLGDLPLAVEQAAAWLAETGMPAQEYLRLFDEKVTEILDTSAPSDYEVSVAAAWNVSFDELSSRSPAAHQLLQVCAFFAPEPISRSLFAGVRGISVAPELDSALRDPMRLSRAIRDINRYGLAKIDHRSDTLLLHRLVQLVLRNRMGEQDRMELRHGAHLLLANLDPNDPASPQTWPRYQEILPHIYDTELTQCTDPWVRQLVINLFKFLYHWGDHQGALALAERAVKAWATDREERLARGDEPVEDPPLLELAASERLAFFYWVVGRYDEAEKVAKETRRRYIEAVGPESEETLAAQLTYALILKARGDFAEARNRNGEIFEQTRGLFGNDDPTTLLSAHEFIVALLLTGEYEAARELAGETYSRRSEIFGYDNENTIFTQVVFVLARRELGHYQWARIEMERIAARAEQVYGRDSVGTLRRRYFESVACRKDGDHAAAFELSSDAMVKIRGRYGNDHPNAMVCALGHSIDLRHARRFADARALGEEVYDLYRQNLGENHPHTLSAQLDLGVTLRLGGDPASARVVDEKALAGLRETLGEDHPHTIVCGIDLASDLFALDRITEAAALDADLLDRARRVMGEDHPTTLAVQLNRSLDLRALGETTEADALYDDALRRYRLVLGENHPGTESAVRGVRADCDIDPMPL; from the coding sequence ATGGCGGACCCCACCGCGGGCGAGCCCGACCTGACGTGGACCGAACTCGGCGACGGCCTGTGGCTCATGGCGGCGATCAACGCGTCCGCCACCCCGGGCCCCGCCCCGGCGGAGCGTCCGGCACGGCCCGGCGGAACGCCGCCGGATCCGGTCGAGGACCGGCGGGACGGTCCCGCACCGGTGTCCCGCGACAGCGAGGAACCCGAGCTCGTACCGGCCGCGGGCGGGGGCGGTCCCGCCCCGGGCACACCGCCGGACGATCGGGAATGGCTCACCGAGCAGGCCGCCGGAAACGGCGGTCTGCTCGCACCCGAGCCGGGTGCCGGCCGGGCGGACGCGGAACTCGCCGGAGTGGCGACCGCACCGGTCCTGCCCGGCGCGGCGCAGCTCGTCCGCGCGTTGCGGCCGTTCAAGCGGAAAGTCGCGTCCAGGAGCGAGGCCGACGTCGAACTCGACGAAGACCGCACCGCGGAGGAAGCGGCGCAGAGCGGGATGTGGTTGCCGGTCACCCGCCGTCGGCGCGACCGATGGCTCGACCTCACGCTCGTGATCGACTCGACGCCGTCGATGGCGCTCTGGACCCCGACGGTGAACGCGTTCGTCCGCTTGGTGGAGCGCGTCGGCGCGTTCCGGTCCGTCCGGGTCCGGCTGCTGGAAACCGGCAAGACCGGCCCCGCGGAAGGGGGCGCGGTCGTCGGCCCCACCCTGCGCGGTGGGACGGCCGACGCCCCGGCCAGGGGTGCGGGAGAGCTGATCGGCTCGGCCGGCCGGAGCCTGCTGCTGCTGGTGACCGACGGCGTGAGCGACGCGTGGCACCGGGACCTGGTTTCCCCGATGCTCGCCCGCTGGGGGCGGGCCATGCCGGTCGCGATCGTGCACCTGCTGCCGCACCGGCTCTGGTCGCGCGGCGGGATGGGCATCTGCCAGACGGTGCTGACCCCGCCGGGACCCCTGCGGCCCAACGGAAGCTACGACGTGCGTTCGGCCGACGTGCTGCTGGAACCGGGCGAAGCCGAAGAGCTCACCGCGGGCGCGGTGCCGGTGCCGGTGTTGGAGCTGCAGGACCGGTGGCTCGGCTGGTGGGCGTCGCTGGTGACGGGAGTGGGCGGCGTGCCGCGGAAAGCCGCGGTGGTGCTCGCCCGCGACGAGCCGCGGCCGGCCGACGCCGACACCGGGACGCGGGTGGAATGGTCGGCACGGGAAAAGGTGCAGCAGTTCCACAGCTCCGCGTCGCCACCGGCATTCCGGCTGGCGACGCTCCTCGCCGCGGTGCCCGTGGACGTCGGCGTCGCCCGGACCCTGCAGGCCGAACTCGTCCCGGGCTCCGGGCCCGACCACCTCGCCGAGGTGTTCACGAGCGGGCTGCTCGAGCGGGCTCGCGACGGAACACCGTGGGATCGCGCCCAATGGGAATTCGCCGGCCACGTGCGCCAGCTGCTCCTGCGCGGCGCCCGGCGCTCGGACACGGCGCACGCGGTGATCAGCGCGTCGCGGCGCTTCGGGGACCAGAAGCCGGTACTGGTGCGGCTGCAGGCCGCACTGGCAGCCCCGGACGCCACCCCGGACCCCGTGCTCCCGGCGACGACGCCCGAGGAGATAGCACTGGAACGCGACCTGATGCGTGCGTTGTCCGGTCCGTATTTGTCCCGGGCGGATCGGTTGGAGAGTAGAATCGCGGGCATTGGTCAACTCGGCGACCGAACGTCCACTAGCATCCCGGCGGTGAGTGACACGATGTCGCAGGAACTCAAGCCGATGGGTTCCTCGAGTGAACCTGAATCCGTTGTCCGTCCCGATGCCGGGACCGTGGACATATCTCCGTCGTCGAGCGAGGCGCCTCCGGCTCTGCGCACGAAGGTCGTCCGCGATGTTGCCGACATGACCAGTCGAAGCGTACGCCGTTCTGGTGATGAAGCACCACCCGTTTGGGGTGTTGTTCCACCCAAAAACCCCAATTTCACCGGGAGGCGTGAACTACTCGATCAATTGGGTGAGCGGCTGGGCGCGGGCACCACCGCTGTCCTGCCTGCGGCGTTGCACGGAATGGGCGGTATTGGCAAGACGCAGATGGCGGTGGAATATATCTACCGGCACTTGCAAGACTACGACATCGTGTGGTGGATCCAAGCCACCCAGCCCACGCAGATCCGCAAGTCGCTCACCGAACTGGCCCAGCACCTGCGGCTCCCGGGTGCCGACGAAGCCATCACTGCAGTCCCGGCGGTCCGCGAGGCGCTGCGGCTCGGCCGCCCTTACCGGCGCTGGCTGCTGGTCTTCGATTCGGCCGAAGACCCGGAGATGGTCCGCCCGTTCTTCCCGGTCGACGGGCCCGGCCAGATCCTGGTGACGTCCCGCAACCCCGGCTGGGCCGGTATCGCGCGTCCGCTGGAAGTCGCCGTCTTCCAACGCGACGAAAGCAAGAACCTGCTCAGCCTTCGTCGCTCCGGGCTTGCCGACGAGGACTCCGACCTGATCGCGGAGAAGCTCGGGGACCTGCCGCTCGCCGTCGAGCAGGCGGCCGCGTGGCTCGCCGAGACCGGCATGCCGGCGCAGGAGTACCTGAGGCTGTTCGACGAGAAGGTCACCGAAATCCTCGACACCTCCGCCCCGAGCGACTACGAAGTGTCGGTCGCCGCCGCGTGGAACGTGTCCTTCGACGAGCTGAGTTCCCGCAGCCCGGCCGCCCACCAGCTGCTGCAGGTCTGCGCCTTCTTTGCTCCGGAACCGATTTCCCGGAGCTTGTTCGCCGGGGTCCGTGGAATCTCCGTCGCGCCCGAACTCGACTCGGCCCTGAGAGACCCGATGCGGCTCAGCCGCGCGATTCGCGACATCAACCGCTACGGCTTGGCCAAGATCGACCACCGTAGTGACACCCTCCTGCTGCACCGGCTGGTCCAGCTCGTACTGCGCAACCGGATGGGCGAACAAGACCGCATGGAACTGCGCCACGGCGCGCACCTGCTGCTCGCGAACCTCGACCCGAACGACCCGGCTTCCCCGCAGACGTGGCCGCGGTACCAGGAGATCCTGCCGCACATTTACGACACCGAACTGACCCAGTGCACCGATCCCTGGGTGCGACAGCTCGTCATCAACCTTTTCAAATTCCTCTACCACTGGGGTGACCACCAAGGAGCGCTCGCACTCGCCGAGAGGGCGGTCAAGGCGTGGGCGACGGATCGGGAGGAACGGCTTGCTCGAGGCGATGAGCCCGTTGAAGATCCGCCTTTGCTGGAGCTCGCCGCATCCGAGCGGTTGGCCTTCTTCTACTGGGTCGTCGGGCGGTACGACGAAGCTGAAAAAGTCGCTAAGGAGACGCGGCGGCGCTACATCGAGGCAGTCGGCCCGGAAAGTGAAGAGACGCTGGCCGCGCAGCTCACATACGCACTGATTCTGAAGGCGCGCGGTGATTTCGCGGAGGCGCGGAACCGCAACGGGGAAATCTTCGAACAAACCCGAGGGCTGTTCGGCAATGACGATCCGACCACTTTGTTGTCCGCGCACGAGTTCATCGTCGCCCTCCTGTTGACCGGCGAGTACGAAGCTGCACGTGAACTCGCTGGGGAAACGTACAGCCGTCGATCCGAAATCTTCGGTTACGACAACGAAAATACGATCTTCACTCAGGTGGTGTTCGTGCTCGCCCGGCGTGAACTGGGACACTACCAGTGGGCTCGGATCGAAATGGAGCGTATCGCCGCGCGAGCTGAGCAGGTTTACGGTCGTGACAGCGTCGGCACGCTTCGACGTCGATACTTCGAGTCGGTGGCTTGCCGCAAGGACGGCGACCACGCGGCAGCATTTGAGCTTTCGAGTGATGCGATGGTGAAGATCCGGGGTCGCTACGGCAATGACCACCCGAACGCGATGGTCTGTGCGCTGGGGCATTCCATCGACCTCCGGCACGCGCGGAGGTTCGCCGACGCCCGCGCTCTGGGCGAAGAAGTTTACGACCTCTATCGCCAGAACCTCGGGGAAAATCACCCGCATACCCTGTCGGCTCAGCTCGACCTCGGGGTGACCCTTCGACTCGGTGGTGATCCGGCCAGTGCCCGGGTGGTCGATGAGAAGGCGCTGGCGGGATTGCGGGAAACGCTCGGCGAGGACCACCCGCACACGATCGTCTGCGGGATCGACCTGGCGAGCGACCTTTTCGCGCTGGATCGGATCACCGAGGCGGCGGCTCTGGATGCCGACCTGCTGGACCGTGCCCGCCGCGTCATGGGTGAAGATCACCCGACCACCTTGGCCGTGCAGCTCAACCGTTCGCTGGACCTGCGAGCCCTGGGCGAAACAACCGAGGCGGACGCGCTCTACGACGATGCGCTCCGGCGGTACCGCTTGGTGCTCGGCGAGAACCACCCGGGTACCGAGTCGGCGGTGCGCGGTGTCCGAGCTGACTGCGACATCGATCCGATGCCGCTGTAG